One window of the Leptotrichia massiliensis genome contains the following:
- a CDS encoding chromate transporter produces the protein MSLAILLVLFFVFFKIGLFSFGGGYAILPLIQADVVDLHKWVNVQQFTDIVAISQVTPGPISLNAATYVGYLIGNKTGFWDAFIMGTVATLGLILPSVIIMTIFSKFYLKFQYNKYMDNAFAGLKIVVVGLILAAAIMLIDKKNFIDWKSVAIFIISVALVLKWKMNPILLTVIAAIAGIMIY, from the coding sequence ATGAGTTTGGCAATACTATTAGTGTTATTTTTTGTGTTTTTTAAAATAGGGCTGTTCAGTTTTGGTGGCGGATATGCAATTTTACCACTTATTCAGGCGGATGTTGTAGATTTGCATAAATGGGTAAATGTACAGCAGTTTACGGACATTGTGGCAATTTCACAGGTAACACCAGGACCAATTTCATTAAATGCCGCAACTTATGTCGGTTATCTGATTGGAAACAAGACTGGATTTTGGGATGCATTTATAATGGGGACAGTCGCAACATTGGGATTAATTCTTCCCTCAGTTATTATAATGACAATTTTTAGTAAATTTTATTTAAAATTTCAATACAATAAATATATGGACAATGCTTTTGCAGGATTAAAAATCGTTGTTGTCGGATTAATTCTGGCGGCAGCTATAATGCTGATTGATAAAAAGAACTTTATAGACTGGAAAAGTGTAGCAATATTCATTATTTCTGTGGCACTTGTGTTAAAATGGAAAATGAATCCAATATTGCTTACAGTAATTGCGGCAATTGCAGGAATAATGATTTATTAG
- a CDS encoding tetratricopeptide repeat protein: MKKKYTIAVLILILIFSCGKKDKKSQNSQSKPNIENRQDDKLKELIKKAEKGDILAQTELGEMYLHGNGVKADYKKSIEWSKKASEKGSYRAMTNIGILYLDGLGVEKDYKKAFDSFSKATDGGDMKAPRYLGIMSEKGLGVKKSLDDAAFYYEIGDSSGDLTSRYNLGKIHEKAGDYARAVELYKKTDNRMDHVTAPMYEALGDLYAAGKGVEKSTKEAREWYEKAVKSGSQEASKKLNNLK, translated from the coding sequence ATGAAAAAAAAATATACTATCGCAGTATTAATATTAATTTTAATATTTAGCTGTGGTAAAAAAGATAAAAAATCACAAAATTCTCAAAGTAAGCCAAATATTGAAAATAGACAGGATGATAAGCTCAAGGAATTGATAAAAAAAGCCGAAAAGGGAGATATATTGGCACAAACTGAACTTGGAGAAATGTATCTTCACGGAAATGGAGTAAAAGCGGATTATAAAAAATCTATAGAATGGAGCAAAAAAGCATCTGAAAAAGGAAGCTACCGTGCAATGACTAACATTGGAATTCTTTATTTGGATGGACTTGGTGTAGAAAAAGACTATAAAAAGGCTTTTGATTCATTTTCAAAGGCAACAGATGGGGGAGATATGAAGGCACCAAGATACTTGGGAATAATGTCTGAGAAAGGGCTTGGAGTGAAAAAAAGCCTTGATGATGCCGCATTTTACTATGAAATTGGGGATAGCAGCGGAGACTTGACGTCACGATACAACTTAGGAAAAATTCATGAAAAGGCAGGAGATTACGCAAGAGCAGTAGAACTTTATAAAAAAACAGACAACAGGATGGATCATGTTACAGCTCCAATGTATGAAGCTCTAGGAGATTTATATGCCGCTGGAAAAGGTGTGGAAAAAAGTACAAAAGAAGCTAGGGAATGGTACGAAAAAGCTGTAAAATCAGGAAGTCAGGAAGCTAGTAAGAAATTAAATAACTTGAAATAA